In Mycolicibacterium mucogenicum DSM 44124, the following are encoded in one genomic region:
- a CDS encoding LLM class F420-dependent oxidoreductase: MPTGVVLDPDRTSANHVAAAIDQARRAYNAGVGQVWIAQQFDHDAISLAGYVGAAVPGLGVGTFVVPVNPRHPLTLASQALTAQAATGGNFSLGLGLGAHAPEQVAFGTAWPNTIGRLREHLQVLRSILDTGTVDFHGEEFTAAPEFPVTVAGGTPLPVYVAAMGPKALRVTGELADGTLPYLAGPRTIEEFIVPTISEAAIAAGRPAPKVIAAVPVLVTDDVDEGRNRAAEALEFYATIPSYAKVIEREGVDSVIDLAAVGTASQVSTQLRRYLAAGATDVVLSPLVRTGIAALEPIWDVAATL; encoded by the coding sequence ATGCCGACCGGAGTTGTGCTGGACCCCGACCGTACTTCCGCCAATCATGTCGCTGCCGCGATCGACCAGGCCCGCCGCGCCTACAACGCCGGCGTCGGCCAGGTGTGGATAGCCCAGCAGTTCGACCACGACGCGATCTCGCTCGCCGGATACGTCGGCGCCGCGGTGCCGGGCCTTGGCGTCGGCACCTTTGTCGTACCGGTCAACCCGCGCCACCCGCTGACGCTCGCCTCCCAGGCGCTGACCGCTCAAGCGGCCACTGGCGGAAACTTCAGCCTCGGCCTCGGGCTGGGTGCGCACGCTCCTGAACAGGTGGCTTTCGGTACCGCGTGGCCGAACACCATCGGCCGGCTGCGCGAACACCTGCAGGTGCTGCGGTCGATCCTGGATACCGGCACCGTCGACTTCCACGGCGAAGAATTCACCGCAGCCCCAGAGTTTCCGGTGACGGTCGCCGGTGGCACGCCCCTGCCTGTCTATGTCGCGGCCATGGGGCCCAAGGCATTACGTGTGACAGGGGAATTGGCGGACGGCACCCTGCCCTATCTGGCCGGGCCGCGCACCATCGAGGAATTCATCGTGCCGACCATCTCCGAGGCGGCAATCGCAGCCGGCAGGCCCGCGCCCAAAGTGATTGCCGCGGTACCCGTTCTGGTGACCGACGACGTCGACGAGGGCCGCAACCGCGCGGCCGAGGCCCTTGAGTTCTATGCGACGATCCCGTCGTACGCCAAGGTGATCGAACGCGAAGGCGTCGACTCGGTCATCGATCTCGCGGCGGTCGGCACTGCTTCGCAGGTGTCCACTCAACTGCGCCGCTACCTGGCCGCAGGCGCGACCGATGTCGTACTCAGTCCGCTCGTCCGCACGGGAATCGCGGCGCTCGAACCGATCTGGGATGTCGCCGCCACGCTGTGA